CTGAGTAAATAGCTCGATGCCAGGTAAAAACATTCCAAACGAAGAAAGCCATCCCTTGAAGGGGTGGCTTTTTTTGTGTCTTTTTTCGCGTTACTTTGTCAATTGCCTCAATACCTTCTCCTTCCTTTAAGTCAGGCCATTGTTTTTAATCGCTGCTCTCTGATCGCTGATTGGTTTTTCTTCTAATGAATCCGTAGAGCTGAGATGTGCTGACACCTACAATCACGCCCACGGCAAGGTTGTGTGGATGAGTCAGCATCGTCGCTAAAAATGTAGCGATCATTAGAAGAGTGTCGATCTTAGGTAATCTCCCTATCATCCTCAAACTGTCAGAGTCTGCAGTTGCAACTGCGATCGAAATCATGACTGCGGCGACTGCGGCTAAGGGGATTAATCCAAGAATTGATCTTGCGAAAATTAAAATGCTAAGTATAAATAGTCCCGTCGATAAGGTTGAAAGTCTTGATTTCGCCCCGTTCTTTACGTTCATAACCGATTCGCCTACGAGTGCACATCCAGCCATTCCGCCAAACAATGATGTAATGATATTTGCGATTCCTTGCCCGATGCCTTCCGATTTTTTATCCGCCGTTGTTTCTGTGAGTGTATCGATGTAATCGACCGTGAGAAAGGTTTCTAACAGGCCTACGAGCGAAATTGCAATTGCAATTGGCACTGTTGTCCATAGAAGATCAAGGCCAGCAATGTTCTGGGCTCCATTGATGAGGAATGGCATTTCCGGTAAGTGGATTCCCTGCGGCAGGCTCCCCAGGTTGCTGACTCTTGGCACATCTAATTGCATC
The window above is part of the Synechococcus sp. WH 8020 genome. Proteins encoded here:
- a CDS encoding SulP family inorganic anion transporter — encoded protein: MLSLKHKINSLAIAPVPNLLAGLVMALVLIPEAIGFAGVAGFPPELGLYGAIFLTITIAFTGSRVAMITSASGSTAVLMTGLAAQGNNFSDNKGIILVLTASMLAGGLQIIWSLCNISALMKYIPKPVVSGFVNALALLILQAELPQLGFEQLLGLEKHQEAYLPTANELPTVWILTTIGLLIIYSFPYITKKIPSQLISIAVVTILAWTMQLDVPRVSNLGSLPQGIHLPEMPFLINGAQNIAGLDLLWTTVPIAIAISLVGLLETFLTVDYIDTLTETTADKKSEGIGQGIANIITSLFGGMAGCALVGESVMNVKNGAKSRLSTLSTGLFILSILIFARSILGLIPLAAVAAVMISIAVATADSDSLRMIGRLPKIDTLLMIATFLATMLTHPHNLAVGVIVGVSTSQLYGFIRRKTNQRSESSD